Proteins encoded together in one Pseudomonas sp. Seg1 window:
- a CDS encoding DUF2897 family protein, with amino-acid sequence MPWYAWLILVVAIGSIVGGLMMLRDTANKVELTDEERKRVAQRNAEMDAKEAQDR; translated from the coding sequence ATGCCTTGGTATGCCTGGTTGATTCTGGTCGTTGCAATCGGCTCGATCGTTGGCGGGTTGATGATGTTGCGAGACACCGCCAACAAGGTCGAACTGACCGATGAAGAACGCAAGCGCGTCGCGCAACGCAACGCGGAAATGGACGCGAAAGAAGCGCAAGACCGCTAA
- a CDS encoding TetR/AcrR family transcriptional regulator, with amino-acid sequence MRYSQDHKAQTHQRIIKEASARFRKDGIGATGLQPLMKALGLTHGGFYSHFKSKDELVEKALQEASDQVDGLCAEIFAQENPLHAFIDTYLSEWHQTSPQEGCPLLTISSELGLRGQPSPTSDAVLNARLGQIDNTLEGDNRADRAIVIMSTLVGALLLSRSVADAEFAQRILDVTRDHLKQTED; translated from the coding sequence ATGCGTTACTCGCAAGACCACAAAGCCCAGACCCATCAGCGCATCATCAAGGAAGCCTCGGCACGATTTCGCAAGGACGGCATCGGCGCGACCGGTCTGCAGCCACTTATGAAGGCATTGGGTTTGACCCACGGCGGTTTCTACTCGCACTTCAAATCCAAGGATGAGTTGGTCGAAAAGGCACTGCAGGAAGCGAGTGATCAGGTTGATGGGCTTTGCGCGGAAATCTTTGCGCAAGAAAATCCGCTGCACGCGTTTATCGACACCTACCTGTCCGAATGGCATCAGACCTCCCCGCAGGAAGGCTGTCCTCTCCTGACCATCTCCTCGGAACTGGGTCTGCGCGGACAACCCAGCCCGACCAGCGATGCCGTACTCAACGCGCGACTGGGGCAGATCGATAACACCCTTGAAGGTGACAATCGTGCCGACCGCGCCATCGTCATCATGTCGACCCTGGTCGGCGCTCTGTTGCTGTCACGCAGTGTCGCGGATGCCGAGTTTGCGCAGCGCATTCTTGACGTCACCCGCGACCATCTCAAACAGACGGAAGACTAA
- the fabF gene encoding beta-ketoacyl-ACP synthase II, with protein MDQRRIVVTGMGLVSPLGSGVEVVWQRLLEGRSGLRNLPEAVVADLPTSVGGRVPTVEEDAEAGFDPDRATPPKEQKKMDRFILFAMEAARQALEQAGWHPSEETSRERTATIIGSGVGGFGAIADAVRTTDSRGPRRLSPFTIPSFLVNLAAGHVSIQHGLKGPLGAPVTACAAGVQAIGDAARLIRAGEADIAVCGGAEASIDRVSLAGFAAARALSSGYNDTPQRASRPFDSGRDGFVMGEGAGLLVIESLEHALARGAKPLAELVGYGTTADAYHLTAGPEDGSGARRAMELALAQAGVKPAQVQHLNAHATSTPVGDLGELAAIKSVFGKENKIAVTSTKSATGHLLGAAGGLEAIFTLLAIRDQVVPPTLNFENPDPASEGVDIVHGQARVMPIEYALSNGFGFGGVNASVLFKRWQD; from the coding sequence ATGGATCAGCGTCGAATAGTCGTCACAGGCATGGGCCTGGTTTCACCCTTGGGCAGCGGTGTCGAAGTTGTCTGGCAGCGTTTGCTGGAAGGGCGTTCGGGCCTGCGCAATTTGCCTGAAGCTGTGGTCGCTGACTTGCCCACCAGTGTTGGCGGCAGGGTACCAACCGTGGAAGAGGACGCCGAGGCCGGTTTCGATCCGGATCGCGCCACACCACCCAAAGAACAGAAGAAGATGGATCGCTTCATTCTGTTTGCCATGGAGGCCGCCCGGCAGGCGCTGGAGCAGGCTGGGTGGCATCCGTCTGAAGAAACAAGCCGCGAGCGCACCGCGACGATTATCGGCTCGGGTGTGGGCGGGTTCGGGGCGATTGCCGATGCCGTGCGTACGACTGACAGTCGAGGCCCGCGTCGTTTGTCGCCTTTCACCATTCCTTCTTTTCTGGTCAATCTGGCGGCCGGTCATGTGTCGATCCAGCATGGCCTCAAAGGTCCGCTGGGCGCGCCGGTGACGGCGTGTGCCGCCGGGGTTCAAGCGATCGGTGACGCTGCGCGATTGATTCGTGCCGGTGAAGCCGACATCGCTGTATGCGGTGGAGCGGAAGCTTCGATCGATCGGGTCAGCCTTGCCGGTTTCGCGGCAGCTCGGGCGCTGTCCAGTGGCTACAACGACACCCCGCAGCGCGCCTCGCGACCGTTCGACAGCGGTCGTGATGGCTTTGTCATGGGCGAGGGCGCGGGCCTGCTGGTGATCGAATCTCTGGAGCACGCCTTGGCCCGTGGCGCAAAACCCTTGGCGGAGTTGGTAGGTTACGGCACCACGGCCGATGCCTATCACCTGACAGCGGGTCCTGAAGACGGCAGCGGTGCACGGCGCGCAATGGAGTTGGCGCTGGCTCAGGCCGGCGTTAAGCCGGCTCAGGTGCAGCATCTTAATGCTCACGCCACGTCCACACCGGTGGGTGATCTGGGGGAACTGGCGGCGATTAAAAGCGTATTCGGCAAGGAAAACAAAATCGCTGTGACCTCAACCAAGTCCGCCACCGGACATTTGCTTGGCGCTGCCGGCGGGCTTGAAGCGATCTTCACATTACTGGCAATTCGTGATCAGGTCGTACCGCCAACGCTCAACTTTGAAAACCCCGACCCTGCGAGCGAAGGGGTAGACATTGTCCATGGCCAGGCCCGGGTGATGCCGATCGAATATGCCTTGTCCAATGGCTTCGGTTTCGGCGGGGTAAACGCCAGCGTGCTATTCAAGCGTTGGCAGGATTAG
- a CDS encoding SDR family oxidoreductase: protein MNSVQSQGTALVTGASSGIGAIYAQRLAARGFDLLLVARDQARLESAASKLRDAHGVQVEVLKADLTQKDDVLKLQQRLRSDSSISLLVNNAGVAADGLLANSDAEQLERLIQLNVTAVTLLASAAAASFAKAGRGTIINIASVVALFPERFNATYSASKAYVLSLTQSLNAELDGTGVKVQAVLPGVTRTEIWERSGIDASAIPAEMVMEAGEMVDAALAGLDQGELITIPSLPDAGEWQAFVAARHVMVPNLSRSSAANRYK from the coding sequence ATGAATTCTGTTCAGTCCCAAGGTACAGCGCTCGTCACTGGCGCATCGTCCGGTATTGGTGCGATCTACGCGCAACGACTGGCGGCTCGCGGTTTTGATTTGCTGTTGGTCGCCAGGGATCAGGCGCGTCTGGAAAGCGCAGCGAGCAAGTTGCGTGATGCCCATGGCGTTCAGGTCGAGGTACTGAAAGCGGATCTGACGCAGAAAGACGATGTGCTGAAACTCCAGCAACGTCTGCGCAGCGACTCAAGCATCAGTTTGCTGGTGAACAACGCCGGTGTGGCGGCGGACGGACTGCTGGCCAATTCGGACGCGGAACAACTGGAGCGATTGATCCAGCTGAATGTCACAGCCGTCACGTTGCTGGCCTCTGCGGCCGCAGCGAGTTTCGCCAAGGCCGGTCGCGGCACGATCATCAATATTGCCTCGGTGGTGGCGCTGTTTCCGGAGCGTTTCAATGCGACCTACAGCGCCAGCAAAGCTTACGTGCTGAGCCTCACACAATCGTTGAATGCCGAGCTCGATGGCACCGGCGTCAAAGTGCAAGCGGTGCTGCCCGGTGTTACCCGTACGGAAATCTGGGAGCGATCAGGCATCGACGCCAGCGCTATCCCGGCCGAAATGGTGATGGAGGCCGGCGAGATGGTCGATGCCGCGCTGGCAGGTCTGGATCAGGGGGAACTCATTACTATCCCGTCCCTGCCGGATGCGGGCGAGTGGCAAGCCTTTGTCGCTGCGCGGCACGTCATGGTACCGAACCTTTCCCGTAGCTCGGCAGCCAATCGTTACAAGTAA
- a CDS encoding nucleoside-diphosphate sugar epimerase/dehydratase, with protein MDKVRERLLALPRRQKRLIQVGTDIFLVWTALWLAFIVRLGIDDMYNPFRVHFWLFVCAPVVAIPLFIRFGMYRAVMRYFGNDALIAIIKAVSLSSLILALVVYWYSNHESVVPRSIVFNYWWLSLVIIGGLRLCMRQYFMGDWFSAAQHVPFANRDNGLTKVAIYGAGVAGNQLVAALRMGKVMRPVAFIDDDASIADRSISGLQVYKPKHIQQMIDVTGAQEILLALPSSTRARRREILTILERFPLHVRSVPNFTDLASGRVKVEDIQEVDIADLLGRDSVPAQADLLERCIKGKTVMVTGAGGSIGAELCRQIFSLGPTTLLLFEHSEFNLYSILSELEQRGCRESVTVRLLPILGSIRHQDKLLDVMKTWKVETVYHAAAYKHVPMVEHNIAEGVLNNVIGTLNTAQAALQSGVSNFVLISTDKAVRPTNVMGSTKRLAEMTLQALSREIAPVLFGDNDKVSRVNKTRFTMVRFGNVLGSSGSVIPLFHSQIKSGGPLTVTHPKITRYFMTIPEAAQLVIQAGSMGQGGDVFVLDMGEPVRIVELAEKMIHLSGLSIRSERNPQGDISIAFTGLRPGEKLYEELLIGDNVAATPHPMIMTANEDHLPWDVLKVRLSDLLFAVEKDDYSRVRQLLRETVSGYTPDGEIVDWIYQQRRLEP; from the coding sequence GTTCAGGGTGCATTTCTGGCTTTTTGTCTGCGCTCCTGTCGTCGCAATTCCTCTTTTTATCCGCTTCGGCATGTATCGGGCGGTCATGCGTTACTTCGGTAACGATGCCTTGATCGCCATTATCAAGGCTGTCAGTTTGTCTTCGCTGATTCTGGCGCTAGTGGTGTATTGGTACAGCAATCATGAGTCTGTGGTACCGCGCTCCATCGTGTTCAACTACTGGTGGCTCAGCCTGGTCATTATCGGTGGATTGCGACTGTGCATGCGCCAGTATTTTATGGGCGATTGGTTCAGTGCGGCTCAGCACGTGCCGTTTGCCAACCGTGACAACGGGTTGACCAAAGTTGCGATTTACGGGGCCGGTGTTGCTGGCAACCAGCTTGTGGCAGCACTGCGTATGGGCAAGGTGATGCGCCCGGTGGCTTTTATCGACGACGATGCCAGCATTGCCGATCGATCAATTTCGGGTCTTCAAGTGTACAAGCCCAAACATATCCAGCAGATGATCGACGTGACGGGCGCGCAGGAAATTCTCTTGGCTTTACCTTCATCTACCCGTGCGCGACGTAGAGAAATCCTCACTATTCTGGAGCGTTTCCCGCTGCACGTCAGAAGCGTACCCAACTTCACCGACCTTGCCAGCGGTCGAGTAAAGGTCGAAGACATTCAGGAAGTAGATATTGCTGACCTTCTGGGACGCGATTCGGTACCAGCGCAAGCGGACTTGCTTGAACGGTGTATCAAAGGCAAGACAGTGATGGTCACTGGCGCTGGCGGTTCGATTGGTGCAGAGCTTTGCCGACAGATTTTCTCACTTGGTCCGACAACACTTCTGTTGTTCGAGCACAGCGAATTCAATCTCTATAGCATTCTGTCTGAATTGGAGCAGCGGGGCTGTCGGGAGTCGGTGACTGTCCGTCTGTTGCCGATCCTGGGCTCCATTCGGCACCAGGACAAACTTCTGGATGTAATGAAGACCTGGAAAGTTGAAACGGTCTACCATGCGGCGGCTTACAAGCACGTGCCCATGGTTGAACACAATATTGCCGAAGGTGTGCTCAATAATGTTATCGGGACGCTTAATACTGCTCAGGCGGCGTTGCAGTCCGGGGTTTCCAATTTTGTCTTGATATCCACGGACAAGGCCGTACGTCCGACCAATGTCATGGGCAGCACGAAGCGGTTGGCCGAGATGACCCTGCAAGCTCTCAGCCGTGAAATTGCCCCCGTGTTGTTTGGCGATAACGACAAAGTATCTCGGGTCAACAAGACGCGTTTTACCATGGTGCGCTTTGGCAATGTGCTGGGGTCATCTGGTTCGGTGATCCCGCTATTTCACAGTCAAATCAAATCCGGTGGCCCTCTCACGGTCACTCACCCGAAGATCACCCGCTATTTCATGACCATTCCTGAAGCTGCGCAACTGGTCATCCAGGCTGGCTCAATGGGTCAGGGCGGCGATGTGTTTGTTCTGGATATGGGAGAACCTGTGAGAATCGTCGAATTAGCAGAGAAGATGATTCATCTTTCTGGTCTGAGCATTCGTTCTGAACGTAATCCTCAAGGCGATATCTCCATTGCGTTCACCGGTTTGCGCCCAGGCGAAAAGCTCTACGAGGAATTGTTGATCGGCGATAACGTAGCCGCTACACCACACCCGATGATCATGACGGCCAACGAGGATCATCTGCCTTGGGATGTGTTGAAAGTCAGATTGAGCGATCTGCTTTTTGCCGTTGAGAAAGACGATTATTCCCGCGTTCGCCAACTCCTGCGCGAAACTGTCAGCGGCTACACCCCCGACGGCGAGATCGTCGACTGGATCTACCAGCAACGCCGTCTCGAACCCTGA